The genomic interval tatttatttttttccagggggttggaaattccagagagGTGGGAgatcatacctccgaccccctcaataaggggggggggggggttggagattttctggaactacacattgttAATATTATGGTTCAGTGTGGTCATATTATTCTGCACACGTCATTTTGAACCGTCTAAGCTGCGCAATAAATTCTGAAACGCACTTTTTTAAGGAATCGCGCGCGggctttttcttttgttttttcgcttaaaacaaattattatAAAGAAACTTCTTCGTAAATTTTCTTTGTAAATTCTAATGGTCAAACACTGCGCGCGTGACTTTTCATTAAAAGAGTAGCAAagcttcttttattttttttctctttacttAGAAGTGCTAATTGCTTTAATCGACTTCGTTACCGATTGTTTCTAAAATCCTAATTAGATCGTAATTGACCCTCGAATCGTTCTGCTTCGACTTAAAAGTCAAAAGAACCTCATTCAAAATGTGCGAAAAACTTGCCGTGAAAACTACATCATGACTCGACCAGAGCTTTCACCCTCCCCTCCACGGGGACTGTTGGACCTGTTGGTTTTCAGCGTTTTGCAATTCGCGAATAATCTCTTCGCCAAGGCTTACAAGCGAAGTAGCCTGCAAGCAAAAGTCGTCCCTCTTCAGGCGTATCGCCGACGTCACCCGATCCAGGCGCATGTGCTTTTTCTATGCACGCTTCCTCTTCTCCTATTGGCTGGTTTTGGCCTCAGTCTTGGTCTCGTGGCCGCCGCCTGCGCATGCGTGGTACTGCTTTGTACGCTGATCGTCTGGTTTGCAGTCGCGCTTACCTGTTCTTCGCCGTTTCTACTTCCCGCTGGATGCGTTATTCTTGGGTCTTATTGCTGTTTTTATCTTGTCCAATATCACATACTCTAAGGAGTTCTTCCTACGAGCTTGACCTTTTTACGGTCCATTATTTCGTATGTTTATACTCAATTTCTAGCCGTAGCCAGTTTTGTTATTGGACTACCAGGACCTTTATCACCGATTGCCTCGCGGCTGTTTAAGAAATTTCGGATGCGCTCCTAACGTTCTTAAACATCTGATTGGTTATGGAACAATCGGAGCATTTTCGAGAAGTCGTTGGATGAGAGGTGAACGACCGAGCCCATTCGGGCGGATTTCGGAAGAGAGTTCGAGTGTGATAACAAGCTCGTGTTGCAGCGATTGCTCATTTGTCAGTTCCGACGTGTCGGTCCTCTCCTTGTCACGTGATACATCATATGCAGACATTCACAACGACGCGGACAGTGAAGGTAGGTTTCATAACTTCTTTTctattaaatattttctttattaaagcaatgtcaccagtttacttccggttgattACTtgacaatctccgatgatttttaacggaaaatgcaaacaaatatttccaaattgtaaaagcagtgtgtcaattgggttttttttaggatgtcACTGgaaatttagagcggatgccctgttaaatagcacagattcttttgtctctgtAGTTTTCCATCCGTTCTTCGGATGTAAACTGGTGCGATACCCCGGTCTTTTAATATCTGTCAATCTGTGCCATTCTTCTCcgtcacattttttttgtctaccAGGTACCCTTCGCGAGCCTCGCCGCCGTGTGGTCTACCCCCTTTCGATAACGTACCGCCTGAACTCCTTGCTAGGGGGCCCATGCAGACTCATCCCGCGGAGCTGGCTTTCGAGGCTCCTGCTCTTGCCCATGTGGGTGCCAATGGTTTATGTATGGGTCATGTGCGCATGCGCCCTTTTACCAATTTGCAGCACTGTGCAAGCCACTAAGAGGTAAGTCATAGGTTATTAatttatctatctatctatctatctatctatctatctatctatctatctatctatctatctatctatctatctatctatctatttttctatctatctatctatctatctatctatctatctatctatctatctatctatctatctatctatctatctatctatctatctatctatctatctatctatctatctatctatctatctatctatttatttatttatttatttatttatttatttatttatttatttatttatttatttatttatttgtagtTTTGAGTATTATGTAGCTTTCGGCATTGGACTTCAAGTCTCTTGTTACGCAAAGACGCAAGTTGGATAATCATGCAAGCTTTCAAGTGCTTGAAACAAGAAACCTTGTTTAGTCCCTTCTCCACTTAAATAATTATACATCACACACTATATGCCCTCTCCTACCCTAACCTGCGCGGAAAGGATTTTGTGAGCTTGAATTAAAAGTCAATATAATTGTGGACTTACCTATCCCCTTTTTAGAGCGGTTAAATGCCTCTTTGTTATGCTTTCAGAGCCATAATCAATTGTTGTGGCACGGTTGAACGTCACACGACGTTGCCACCAATCGTAACGGCCATTTGGTTTGGCCCATGTGAGGGGTTTGTCCGATTCACCCGGACAGTTGGCCGCTCTTTTCAAGCCCTTCCTTTGTGGTTCTACTGCCGACTGGAAGACATTGCAAGTTATTTGTTCGGCGTCAGACAGCAGAGAGGCACTTGTGATTCACGGGTAAGTATATTTTAATATACTTAGAGAGATTTAAAAATCTCTGCAAAAAAGAACTCGTCACTACTTTGTAACGATCATTAAAGTAAAGAATGTACATCTATCTCTGCAAAACGCGGACAAAACGTTCTGCGGATGTTTCCCCCACGTGACATTTAAGGTCTTATTTCGAAGCTATTACGTATTTTTGGAAAGATTTGCACTGCTTTCGTCCGCCCATTACCACAATTGTAAGTGGCCTCCCAAAAAACTCGTTTCATCAATCAAAGCTAGCAAATACGTTTCTGGATGACGGACGGCAACTTGTGTTTTCTACCGCCTCTTTTTGTTGCTGTGCTGGGTTGTCGAGCACTCTGTGTGCTTGGGCTGCTACTGGTAACCGCTGCACAGCATGTTTGTGATCAGGTAAATGCGAGGTGGCATTTGGGAATGACCGGAAGTATCACGAGGACGCATGCGTAAAACGAATGCGTCCTCCTGATATTCCGGGGCACCCCGCCTATTCTATCAGCAGACGAATGACGTCGTCTCATCGGGTGGTAGACAGGGCAACAAAGTCCAACAAAACGGAGATCTTCAGTGGCGGCGGCAGCTTTTATGATCCGAGGCCGTCATgttaatttgtattttttatttaattgcaGGTGCGAGAGCATGGactctccccaccccctcccccatggcAACTAACCATCCCCTCCTTGGCAATCAGGCTTCAGCTGATGTTTGATTCCATTACGGAGATCCAGGTGCTCTTTGGCGGACTGGTACTGACGTGATCGTGTCGCGCCCATAAGAACCTAGAAAGCGGGACCTGTTCATTCAGATTGCGCGTGCACGTGCAACTCTTCCGAAAGTAAAGCATCTAATTGGTTCACTCCAGTGGAGTTGCGTGAGTAACCAGCGAGCTCGACCACCCAATCCAGTAAGTCGTACTCTCAACTTGATGATTCTACAAGGCAAGGCGCTGATTGAAACTGTCTTTTTCTTTCAACAGCACTTGTTGCTCGGTGCAGTGTTGCTCGCTTCTCTGTCGAGCGCTAGGCGAGGGCTGTGTTCTCTACATGCCGATGACGTCATTCCGAACTGTATCTACATCGCCATTCCATAATATCATCAATATGCGATGTAGATAGTCACATGATAGAGCCAccagtcacgtgacaaagCCACCAGTCACGTGATAAAGCCGCCAGTCACGTGTTAAAGTCAccagtcacgtgacaaagCCACCAGTCACGTGATAAAGTCACCAGTCAACACCAAAGCCACCACTTGTTCGGCCGaggtcttttttttattttttctatttttttattttgttgttgttgttttatcgATATAACGGTAGCTTGATAATCATCATTGCGTATTAAAATATTCTCACTAGAACTTGTACTAGCCTCCTCCGTAGGCATcctgagattttttttttcagtatttttatgaattggggttcctgtggcgagTTGAACCGCAACCGGAAGCCGGAAAAATGAAAATCCCTTTTTCCTTTACTCCAGGCCCCACTATTTCTtgaacacaggaagcccgaaatCGAAAAAGGAGCCTTTAATGTTGTAAAGACAGTTCTGTAACGTAGGGTCCTGTAACACGCACGCTTTTAGCTGCATGCAGTGCATTTATCTAAACGAGTGTGTGAGTATGACATGACCACTTCAGTTCTTACGTGACTCCAATCAGTCACTCAATTACTCACTAACTACTATCTATGGGTTATGCATGAACTATCTAGCaaattagttttattttattagctttGCCTCAAGATTAAGTACTTCGCTATAGAAAACCAAAAATGGGTAATAATATAACACTATACTATGGACCCAAGTTATTAAAacatatatttaaaaaaatacaca from Nematostella vectensis chromosome 14, jaNemVect1.1, whole genome shotgun sequence carries:
- the LOC116602242 gene encoding uncharacterized protein LOC116602242, yielding MRGERPSPFGRISEESSSVITSSCCSDCSFVSSDVSVLSLSRDTSYADIHNDADSEGTLREPRRRVVYPLSITYRLNSLLGGPCRLIPRSWLSRLLLLPMWVPMVYVWVMCACALLPICSTVQATKRAIINCCGTVERHTTLPPIVTAIWFGPCEGFVRFTRTVGRSFQALPLWFYCRLEDIASYLFGVRQQRGTCDSRVREHGLSPPPPPWQLTIPSLAIRLQLMFDSITEIQVLFGGLVLT